From Uloborus diversus isolate 005 chromosome 8, Udiv.v.3.1, whole genome shotgun sequence, a single genomic window includes:
- the LOC129228268 gene encoding serine/threonine-protein phosphatase 2A activator-like — MSISQEMLQNFMTPVKEVSSLGDMKKWDESEAFQEYMGFIISMNEAVKGKKISSVAVTSENVKKMCELLETLDKWIDEIPPIEQPQRFGNKAFRTFYAKLKDESENLLKEALPEDFHPCVVEIATYLTESVGNSTRIDYGTGHEMSFAMLLCCLFKVGYFKAEDADQVILKIFDRYLTLMRKLQVTYRMEPAGSHGVWSLDDYQFLPFIWGSSQLIGHPRLEPRSFPDEDIAASFAKDYMFMGCIKFINQVKSGPFSEHSNQLWNISAVPMWEKVNSGLIKMYKKEVLGKHPVIQHVLFGSLLPIKKHQAS, encoded by the exons atgtcaataa GTCAAGAAATGTTGCAAAACTTCATGACTCCCGTCAAAGAAGTATCTTCACTTGGGGATATGAAGAAATGGGATGAGTCTGAG GCCTTCCAAGAGTATATGGGATTTATAATAAGTATGAATGAAGCAGTGAAAGGAAAGAAAATCTCGAGCGTAGCTGTAACATCTGAA aatgttaaaaaaatgtgtgaattGTTGGAAACACTTGACAAATGGATTGATGAAATACCCCCAATTGAGCAGCCACAACGATTTGGAAATAAAGCATTTCGAACTTTTTATGCCAAATTGAAAGAT gAATCTGAAAATCTACTTAAAGAAGCATTGCCAGAAGACTTTCACCCTTGTGTTGTTGAAATAGCTACTTATTTAACTGAAAGTGTTGGGAATTCCACAAGAATAGATTATGGGACTG gaCATGAAATGTCTTTTGCAATGCTCTTGTGCTGCCTTTTCAAAGTGGGATACTTTAAAGCTGAAGATGCTGATCAAGTAATTCTGAAAATCTTTGATAG gtaTTTGACATTGATGAGGAAACTACAAGTCACTTACCGCATGGAACCGGCTGGAAGTCATGGAGTGTGGAGTTTGGACGATTACCAATTCTTGCCATTTATTTGGGGAAGTTCTCAATTAATAG GACATCCTCGTCTAGAGCCACGTTCTTTTCCAGATGAAGATATAGCTGCTTCTTTTGCAAAAGATTACATGTTTATGGGCTGCATCAAATTTATAAATCAA GTTAAAAGTGGACCTTTCTCTGAACACTCTAATCAACTCTGGAACATTAGTGCAGTTCCAATGTGGGAAAAAGTAAATTCTGGActaattaaaatgtataaaaaagag GTCCTTGGTAAACATCCGGTGATTCAACATGTGCTGTTTGGATCCTTGCTACCAATTAAAAAGCATCAAGCcagttga